Genomic segment of Bacteroides stercoris ATCC 43183:
GGCATTATCGACACAGTTCAGCTTTATCTGAAAAAACTCCAGTTGGAAGCCGGTGTTAAGTCCGTGGAAGGGCAACGCCCCGATATTCTGAAACAAGTGGCGGCAACCAAAGAACAAATCGTTCAGGCGCAACGCGAACGCGACCGTGTAGCCAATCTGCTTCGTGTAGGTGCAGCCAATCAGAAGCAGTTGGATGATGCCGAATCACTGCTTAAGGTACTCCGCAAACAACTTGCCGCACAAAACTCCACGTTGCAGAACAGCGACCAGAGTCTGACCTGGCAGAGTTCGTCGGTCGGTATTCAGGTTGCCCAGGTTGAAGACCAGTTAAAGAAATGCCACATCGTTGCTCCGCTGACCGGAACTGTCCTTGCCAAATATGCAGAAGCGGGAGAGCTGGCCGCACCGGGTACTCCGTTGTTCAAGATGGCTGATATGGAACAGATTTATCTGCGTGCCTATATCACTTCCGAGCAACTGTCCGAGGTGAAGCTGGGGCAGAAAGTGACTGTATATGCCGATTACGGTAAAGATGTCCGGACTGCATATCCGGGAGTCGTCACCTGGATTTCGGACAGTTCAGAGTTTACTCCCAAAACGATTCTTACGAAAGATGAACGTGCCAATCTGGTATATGCCGTTAAAGTGGCCGTGAAGAATGACGGTATGTTGAAAATCGGAATGTATGGGGGAGTGGATTTATAATTCGTCATTCGATACCGTCATGGATTTTGCAGTAACTGTCGATAATGTTTTTAAACGCTACGGCCAGGTGGAAGCCTTGCAAGGCGTTTCACTGTCCGTCCGTCCGGGTGAACTTTTCGGAGTCATCGGCCCTGACGGTGCGGGGAAAACGTCTCTGTTCCGTATTCTTG
This window contains:
- a CDS encoding HlyD family secretion protein translates to MKSFTLFPVLFFLVACSSGTPEYDATGTFEATDVVVSAEASGKILGLDVEEGTVLKAGQEAGIIDTVQLYLKKLQLEAGVKSVEGQRPDILKQVAATKEQIVQAQRERDRVANLLRVGAANQKQLDDAESLLKVLRKQLAAQNSTLQNSDQSLTWQSSSVGIQVAQVEDQLKKCHIVAPLTGTVLAKYAEAGELAAPGTPLFKMADMEQIYLRAYITSEQLSEVKLGQKVTVYADYGKDVRTAYPGVVTWISDSSEFTPKTILTKDERANLVYAVKVAVKNDGMLKIGMYGGVDL